One Xiphophorus hellerii strain 12219 chromosome 24, Xiphophorus_hellerii-4.1, whole genome shotgun sequence DNA window includes the following coding sequences:
- the c1ql2 gene encoding complement C1q-like protein 2: protein MVLLALTIAVPLLLLRSPETSAHYYEMMGTCRMVCDPYSPKPGGATAMEVSQNVNGVAPLPPMAQGTRGEQGRPGKPGPRGPPGEPGPPGPRGPPGERGDNKLAFTALAGAAGAGDTGEGDGANSTVSGYRIAFYVGLKNPHEGYEVLKFDDVITNLGNHYDQNTGKFTCHVSGIYFFTYHVLMRGGDGTSMWADLCKNGQVRASAIAQDADQNYDYASNSAVLHLDSGDEVYVKLDGGKAHGGNNNKYSTFSGFILYPD from the exons ATGGTCCTGCTGGCTCTGACCATCGCTGTCCCGCTGCTGCTCCTCCGCTCCCCGGAGACCTCCGCTCACTACTACGAGATGATGGGCACCTGCCGCATGGTTTGTGACCCATACAGCCCCAAACCGGGGGGAGCCACCGCCATGGAGGTGAGCCAGAACGTGAACGGAGTCGCTCCGCTGCCGCCCATGGCGCAAGGGACGCGCGGCGAGCAGGGGCGACCCGGGAAGCCCGGACCCAGGGGTCCACCGGGAGAGCCTGGACCCCCCGGACCGAGAGGACCACCGGGAGAGCGCGGGGACAATAAACTGGCTTTCACCGCTTTAGCCGGAGCAGCAGGGGCCGGTGACACGGGCGAGGGGGACGGAGCGAACTCCACGGTGAGCGGCTACAGGATCGCGTTTTACGTGGGTCTGAAGAACCCGCATGAGGGATATGAGGTGCTGAAATTTGACGACGTGATCACAAACTTGGGAAACCACTACGACCAGAACACCGGAAAGTTCACCTGTCATGTGTCCGGGATCTACTTCTTCACCTACCATGTGCTGATGCGCGGAGGGGATGGCACCAGCATGTGGGCCGACCTGTGCAAGAACGGACAG GTCCGGGCCAGCGCCATAGCCCAAGATGCAGACCAGAACTATGACTACGCCAGTAACAGTGCTGTGCTACATTTGGACTCTGGAGATGAGGTGTATGTTAAACTGGATGGCGGAAAAGCACATGGAGGCAACAACAACAAGTACAGCACCTTCTCTGGCTTCATCTTATACCCTGATTAA